CCAACAGCGACTGCTAAGGCTGGCCAATATCAGGCCACGGCTACTTGGCTGTTGACGAATGCGCCGAAATAGTAAGTTGCTTGAGAAACAACAAAAATGGTTCTGAAACATAAGACTGACTTATGTTTCGGAACCATTTTTTATTGGCTATGATTTAGTTTTCTGTGAAAATTGCCGAGTTAATCGTTGCTGAACGTGGTGAATTTTGTTAAACGGCAATGCTTGAAGGAGTGTGTTCAAAATGATTAAGATGCCGCCTAGCCACTCGGCCGGTCCGAACGCGATGTGCAAGCGGGTGACGGCTAGAGTGGTGGCAGTCAAGGGTTCGAAGGCACTCAACATGCCCGTGGCGACTGGCGGGATGTAGTTGAGGCTGCCCAACACCAGCAAGTAAGCGAACATCGTGCCGAATACGATCACGAAGGCAATGGCACCAAAATCAGGTAAAGTTAGTAGCGGATTGGGATGCAGCACGTATTGCGGTAAAAATGGCAAGCTCCCCAAGAGCATAGACCAACCGGTGACCGCTCGAGCGTCATATTTGGCCAGTAACGTGCGCGGAAGCAACGTGTATAGCGCCTGACTGACACCTGCCATAATGCCCCAGAAAACAGCGGCCGGCGCAAGACTTAACCCTGTCAGATGACCGCGGGTAACCAGCAAATAGGTGCCAATTAGCGCCAAAGTGATACTGACAAAGTCAATTCGCCGCGGCATTTGGTGAGTTGCAAAAGCCACATAAAGCAAGATGAAAACCGGCCCCAGGAACTGCAAAATCGTTGCTGTTGCAGCATTACCTGCATTAATCGCTAAAAAGTAGGTTAGTTGTGACGGTACCATGCCCAAAAAGGCGAACACGATCATTAGTATAGCATCGTGGCGGTTTTTCCAAATTGCAAGGAACATCCGCGGTTCTTGCACGCCGCTCCAAAGCAAAAGTAGGAGACCAGCGAAAAACAAGCGAATGCCAACCAGCCACAGCGGCTTTACTCCCGCATCGGTAAATAGTGTTTGAGTGAAAATACCGCTGGCACCCCAAAAAATAGCCCCAATAACGGCGAAAGAAACACCTTTTAGTTTTTGGTTGGTATGGCGAGCGAGATGAGCTTCAGTGCGTGGCATGGCGGGATCCTTTCGAAGTAAGACTGTCCAAGCCATTCTACGCAAAAAAACTAGGGTTGGCTAGTTCGTGCAATATCGATCAAGCTTCCTGATGGCGTGTCTTGAAGTTGCGATGCAAGTGCCTAAAAAGAGGCAGCCATTCATTGAAGAATGACTGCCTCTTTGACTCATTCCTGAGTCGTCTTAATTTTTAATTCGTAGCGCAGGTTGGTTCGATAGAAATGCCCAAGCAGCATGCCTAGCGTTAATCCTAAGACAATGAGACCGAGCGGGAAAAGCCAACCACCGAGGAACCCGCCGATGCCGATCACAATCATGGCGATGATGACGCCAAAAAAGATACTGGCAAAGCCAAGCGCGCCACCGCTGAAGTTGGCATTAGCTGAATACACACTAGCAAATGGAAATTGACTGCCAACCAGCGGCCATCCCATCATTAACGTCATGCCATAGGTGAAAATGATCACGGCAATGCTGGCCAACAAGGCATCAAAGCCGCCAAGCGCAGTAGTCAAAATGGTAATGAACAATAGCGGTGGTAAGAATAGTCGGGCGAACATGGCCTTGACTACCCCGCGCAGTAACAAGCCGTGGGTCGTAAAAGGCACATACTGGAAAATTGCCATGGCTTGAGGTTGACTCGAAAACCGCAGATTAACCAAAGCGGGAGCCAACGCCACAATGACGCCGATGCCAGCGTAGGCAATAAAATGCTTCGCCGAGCTAAATGGCATGTCGCGCAGTCCACCGCCAACAAAGATCAGCGGTAGAATAATGCCATAAGCTAACTGCGGATAGACCCGCAGTTTATAATCGCGTTCGCTGCCTAGCACACGCCACCCTAAAGTGAAGTATGTCCGTTCTTCACCAGGACGAGTCAGCAGAGCACTCACGCCGCGGAACCACCAACCAAGTTTACGCGTGCGGGCATCGCCTTGGTTCAATTTTTCTAGATAGGCTTCAAACACACCAGAAAAATGTAGAAAGATAAGGGTCAAGGCGATTGGGACGACGACACTTAACGCGGTGAGCGTCAGACTTAATACCGTTACCTGTCCTGCAAACAACATGGGCAGACCAACGAACCAAGCGGGGACAGCTGGTAAGAAAAGCCAATTAAACTGACCGCTGATGGACATGCCGAAAAGCGACATGGAACGCGGCAGCAAGTTAGGCAGCTGACCACCAACGTAGATACCAATCATCAGTAAGATCTGCACTAAATTTAGCATGTTGCGCAATCGTTCGCCATCAAAAAAGCGCAAGACTAGCAAGTAAACAAAAAGCGCCATGACCAGACTTAACACGCCGCTCAGCAGCAAACCGATGAGACCGCCAAGTGCCACGATTGGGCCATAATGGATACCGGCCATGACGAGTCCAGGCCCGCCCATTGCCAGCAACGTCATGCCCAGATAGAAGCAAATATTGATCAACCGCGCAAAACTTAATGTTTGATCATTGACGCCTCGGGAGGCAAAAACACTTCGGTCGCGGGGATCAAGAATCAGGCTTGAGTAAGTGGTCAAAATAGCGAGAAAACTCGTGAGTAGTTGAATCGTCATGAAAAGGGTAAAGGTCGTGAGAATTGAGGTCGGGAGAAACATAAGCAGCCCTAAAATCAGGCCAAAGAAGAGATTCCATAAAAAGGCGGTTTTGATGCTTGCGTCTTGGCCACGTTTGCGTTTATTGAACATACTGCCTAAGCCGCTAGATTCACGAGCGGCCAAGAGACCCTTAGTCGCAAGGATTAGCCGCAATTGATCAAACTGAATACCACGTTTTTCCAATAAGGGCCTAAAGCGCGCGATCCATGCAAATGCTTTCGGCAAAGGCAACGCGGCTGTATCAGTTGGATCAGCGGTGTCTAGGGACGTCTTTTTAAATAGTTTCATGGGATTCACCGCCAGTCACGATATCCACGAAACTTTGTGCCTTTTGACCGTGTTCGGCAAAGCCGGTTAGATCGTTGAAGAGCTGTTGCAGGTTGGTGTCGGCTTCCTTGGCAATGGACTTGAAGGGGCCGTCAGCAACGACCATACCGTCATTCAGCACGATGATACGGTCTGACAACTTCTGAACAACATCGAGAATATGGCTGGAATAAAAAATAGTTTTACCACGATCCCGCAAATCCTGTAGCACTTCTTCAATGACAAGCACGGTGTTGGCATCCAAGCCGTTTAACGGCTCGTCCCAAAAAAGAATGTCGGGATTGTGTAGCAGGCTGGCGATAATCAAAATCAGTTGGCGCATCCCCTTTGAATATGATGAAATGCGCCGATCAAAAGCCTCCCGCAAATTCACAAGATCCGCCAGTGCAAAGGCCTTTTGTTCAGCATCGGCAGCGCTGAGTCCGTAAAGTTGGCCAATCAAGCTTAAATATTCACGAGCAGTCAAGGCGTCAAACACGTCAGCACTTTCAGGTACATAGCCAATCCGCCGTTTATAACTTGGGTCGTTGGGTTTGATTGGCTGACCAAACAGCTCAATGGTGCCGCCGTCTGGTTGCATCAAACCGAGCATCATTTTAACTGTCGTGCTTTTCCCTGCACCATTAGGACCGATGTAACCAACAATGCTTCCTGGAGTAATCGTAAAGTTGAGATCTTTTAAAACATCCTTGGATCCGAAACTTTTCTGGATGTGGCTGAGTGTTACGATTGGTTCTGCCATGATAGGCCTCCTCTTGTAGGGTTGAGTAGGTACGCGTCTAAAAAAGGTGCCAGCAAGAAATGAAACGCGCTTGTCTGCATACTTCTTTGGGCCGATTATGACAGAAAAGATTATTGTTGTATAGAGAAACAACTTTTGAATAACGCTTTTTGGCGACAATAAAAAACATCACGAGAGACAACGCGATGTTAAGAGGTTCGCTAATTTAATGGACTAGGCCAAACGAGAGCCAAATAAAAAACGAAAAATCGGTCAGTTTGTGAACTGACGAAAGAGTGGCCGAAGAATAAAATATAATACTGGCACGATAATAGCCGTTGCAATTGAATTGATCACGGTGGCAGGCAAACTCAGGAAGGCACCGACCACGGCTGCCTTGAAAACGCTACCGACCATAAGCGCCTCAACAACCCCGGTAAGATAAGAAGTGACGATTTTTGTCAGGCCTGCGAGAATACCAATTATGATGATATTGCGCGGTTGATCGTTATGCTTAAAGGCTTTGACCAAAGCGCTGACAACGATGGCCATCACAATGGCTTCAAGGGCAGTCAACCATGAGGTAGCCGCATAGCCGTTCAGCAGATCAAACCCGCCCAAGCCGATGACAGCGGCCAAACCACCTAAGCGGCCACCTAGGAAAAGAATGGCAAGCACCATTAAAGGATTACCAAAGTGGATGAATGGCCGACCAACCATTGCCGGAATTGGAATCCGTAAGAGTGAAATGCCAATAAAGATAATGGCAGCAAATAGACCGGTGAAAATAATATTCTTTAACGTATTATGGGATGTTTGCATCGTAATCGCCTCCAAAATATTGATAGTAATGCATGGTATGTGGCAGTTTATGGCAGTTGTTTGCTTAGCGCAGGAATAACGCCAGCCAGATTCAGGCCGTACTTTGGATCGGCATCAGTGGCAAGTGTGGCCTTGATCGCAAGCCGGGCGGCAACCATGCCAGTTGCGGCCGCTTGCCGCAAGTTTTGACCTTTTAACAAACCCGTTGCCAAGGCAGCAGCAAAAAGATCGCCAGTGCCAAAACAATGGCCCGTTTCTTTTGGCTGAGCCAAGGCCAGCGTGGTACCGGATGCATCGATGCCGACCACCGCAATTTGTTTGTGAAAAGGCACGCCGGTGATGAGAACGGCGCTGTCAAATTGGGCATGCAGGCGTTTCGCCAAAGCCGTGACGGCAGAAGGATCGGTGAGCGTTGTCGGCTTTTCATCCAAAAGCAGCTGAGCTTCGGTGATGTTGGGCGTCAAGACAGTTGCCCGGTGCGCCAACTGTTGCATGGTCGCCACATAAGCAGCATCAAATCCCTTGTAAAGTTTGCCGTTATCGGCCATGACGGGATCGATCAACACGAGCGGGGCATGAAATTTAGGCAGCCAACGATCCCATTGGTCGGCCGCCTTTTGACCAAGATAACCAAGGTAAATGCCATCAGGCTGCAGTTGCAGTTGTTGCCAGTGCTTGAGAATCCCCGGCATTTCGGAGCTAAGATCAAGATAAGTATTGGCGCCTAGTCCGCCAGTGTGACTAGACAGCAGTGCGGTAGGCAAAACATACGGCGTCAACCCCAGCCCAGCCGCTAACGGCAGCGCCACGCTCATCGAGACTTGACCCACACCACAAAGATCTTGACTGATGATCAGACTTTTTGTGTTCACAGCACGAATCCTTTCTGAAAAGATAGTTGTTAATAATGAGAATGCGCAATTTTAGGTGTCTTGTCAACAAGAGCGTGAGCCAGACCGGTTAGAAACCGGAGTGTAAGTGGGCCTGAACGTGATGACCGGTTTTTGGTCCCTAGATTGCAATAATAAAGTTACCACCTAGAAAGAGGCTTGCTCACTGCTTGAACTGGGGTTTGCCAACGGAGACATTTTCTAGGTTTGTTATTGATAAGCGCTGTGGCTTGTTGAATATCGGTCTCTGAAACCTGATCAAACTGTGTTTCCTTCGGGAAATAGTAGCGAAGTTCTCGATTGAACCGTTCATTTGTGCCCCGTTCATTCGGGTGATAGGCGTGGCAAAAGTAAACCGGTATCCGATAGCGCTTTGTAAGCGCCTGATCGCAGGAAAACTCTTTACCGTGATCAACCGTCACTGATCGAACCGGACCCGGAAAGTCCACCATAAGTCTTGCAAATCCCTTGAGAACAGCATTTTGTGATAAGTTTTCAAGCTTAGTTGTCGCCATTAAACGTGTGACCCGATCGACAATGGTCAAAACAGCAGCCTTTGACCCGCGCCCACCGCGAACTGTATCCATCTCTAAATGTCCTTTTTCGGTTCGCCGATTAGCTGACTCACTGCGAATCTCAATTGAGGTGCCTACTGCTTGGTTATAGCGCGACCGAAGGTCTTGTCTTCTTTTATGACGTTTACCGTGATCAAAGAGTTGGCTTGGCTGAAAATCGACTTGTCTTTGATAAATCCAGTGGTAAATCGTGTGTGGCGCACAGTGAACGGCATAACCGACCATTTCAGGGGACCAACCTAGGTTTAGCTTCTCAGTTACCATCCGCTTCAACTTAGGCGTTAAAATCGAGTGCCGACCACAACGATGCCGACAAGTATCGGCATGATCCTGAGCTATAATGGCGCAGTAATCACCTTCAGGGCAACGGTGAAGCTCATGCCTAATAGAAATACGAGAGCGGCCTAAGGTCGCGGCGATGTATTGAATCGTGTGGTGTTGCATCAGTTCTATCTGAGATCGTTCAATTAAGGTTATAATGGCCATGGGACCTGTCCTTCTCTCTAGATGGTATGTTATGCAAACACCATTTTAGCAAGAACGGACAGGTCTTTTTTCACATTTTCTGGGTGGTAACTTTAATTATGCAATCTAGGGGTCATTGCGTTCAGGGTCCTTACACGTAGGTTTCTGGTCTGGCGAACGCGTTTCGGAGTCGCACAAGTAGACCGATCTTTGGCCACTTAGGATTGAGGTCCTTATACGTAGGTTTCTGGTCTGACCAAGGCGTTATGAGACCCATCACGCCCTCCTTTAAACACGAACCCAAAAGCAGTCGCTTCCATAAAACAAAATGGCCCCGGCATCGTGCCGTGACCATTTAATAGAAAGAATCAAGCTGAATTAAGCATTCCGAATCGTCTGAGTCGCAGCAGCAATGCGCTTGACGACGGTTGGATTGTCCATCGTGTAGATATGAATCCCATCAACGCCATGCACCAGCAAATCGACAATTTGATCAATCGCGTAGGCAATACCAGCATCACGCATCGCTTCTTTATTGCCAGAAAAATGCTGCATCATTGCGACAAATTTTGGTGGCAAGTTGACACCGGCCATGGTGGCCATCCGTTCGATCTGGTGTTCATTGATCACTGGCATAATGCCGGCTTCGATAGGCACGTTGATCCCGGCTAATTGTGCTCGTTCGCGAAATCGATAAAAAACCTGATTGTCGAAGAAAAGTTGACTGATCAGTTGGCTTGCACCGGAGTCGACTTTTTCTTTGAGATGGTGAATATCACTGACCACATCAGGAGATTCAGGATGTTTTTCTGGATAGCAGGCTGCTACTACGTTGAAGTCGCCAACTTGGTGAATGTGTTCGATCAGATCACAGGCATAGGGAAAATCGTTACTAACGCGGCCGCTTTTGGGTATATCACCGCGTAAAGCAAGGATGTTGTCAATGCCAGCATCTTGAAAACCGCGCAGTTCTGCATCTACCTGTTCTCGGGTGAGTTGAGCGGCTGGCAGATGGGCCACGGGTTCCATATCAAACTCATCTTTAATCAGTTTGGCAACTTCGAGTGTCCCCATGTGAGGCTTGTTGCCATTGGCGCCGAAGGTTACGGAAACGAAGTCAGGATCGGCTTCTTTGACCGCATCGAGGGTGTTGAGAATCGGAGTCAAAGCAATATTGCTCGCATTTTTGCGCGGGGGGAAAACTTCAAATGAGATGACTTGATGATCTTTAAAGCACTGGTTGATTTTCATGAGTGAGTTCCTTACGTACTTGTTTAGCCGCTGCCACCATGTTGATGAGGCTGGCCTTGGTTTCTGGGACATCACGAGTCTTGAGGCCACAGTCAGGATTGATCCAAACATGATCGGCAGGCAGACGTTTCAGAATTTCGTGGATGATGTGCACAATTTCGTCCTTTGAAGGAATCCGTGGGGAATGGATGTCATAAACACCAGGACCAACATGAGTCTGAAAATGGGTTGCCTTAAGGATGTCCAAGAGACTGAAGTCGGAACGGGCCGCTTCAAACGAGATGACATCGGCATCGAGGTCGTCAATCGCCTTGATGATATCACCGAACTGCGAATAGCACATATGGGTGTGAATCTGTGTTTCAGGCTTGACCTTGCTGCCGACTAATCGAAAAGCTGGTACTGCCCAATCGAGATACTTCGGGTACCAATCTTTCTTGCGCAACGGCAAGTTTTCTCGCAAAGCCGGTTCGTCAATTTGGATAATCTTGATGCCATGCTTTTCAAGATCAAGTACTTCATCTTCCAAAGCCAATGCAATTTGTTCAACGCTCGTCTTTTGGCTCAGATCTTCACGCGGGAAGGACCAGTTGTAGATGGTGACTGGACCGGTGAGCATCCCCTTAACGAGGTGGTCGGTTTGACTTTGGGCAAACACAGTTTCAGCAACGGTGATCGGCTTGGTGCGATAAACATCACCCCAGATAATGGGTGGTTTCACACCGCGCGTACCATAACTTTGCACCCAGCCGTTGTCCGTGAAGCGGAAGCCGCCAAAGTTTTCACCAAAATATTCAACCATGTCATTTCGTTCAAATTCACCATGAACAAGAACATCAAGGCCGATTTCCTCTTGGAATCTGATCCATTCGATTTCTTCTTTGTGATTGAAGGCGGTGTATTGTTCTTCAGTGATTTCATGCCGGCGAAGTTTTGCCCGATTGCGTCGTACTTCAGCGGTTTGCGGGAACGAGCCGATCGTTGTTGTTGGCAATAGCGGCAGCTTGAACGCCTTAGCTTGAATCGCCAACCGGGTTTTCCGTTCCGGCGTCCGCGTGTAGTCGGCCGGAGTTAAGGCAGCAATCTTTTCATTCAATGCCTTATTTTCTGCGTACCGGGGCTTGCTGAACAAAGCGACGTTGGCTTGATAGGCTTTGTGATCAGCACCGGTTTCGAAGATAGCATCCAATTCGTGCAGTTCACTGAGCTTTTCTTCAGCAAATGCGAGGTATTGTTTTTCCTCAGGCTTTAAATGAGTTTCATTGCGTAAGGTGTATGGCACATGCAACAAGGAGGTTGAGGTGCTTAACACCAGCTTATCTGTGATCTTTGCCAGCGTTTTAATGGTTGCTAAGGCATCGGCATAATGTGTGCGCCAGATGTTCTTGCCATTAATGATACCGGCAAAAAGAGTTGCATCTGCAGGGAAGCCTTGCGTTTTCAGAAGATCAAGGTTGGCATGGCCTTCAACAAAATCAAGCCCAAAACCGTCAAATGGCAACTTTCTGATGCGATCAAATGAGTCGGTCAAATCGCCAAAATACGTTTGGACTAACACTTTGGCGCTTTGCTTTTGAGCCAGAAGTGGGGTGTACAGCCGTTCGAACAAGGCGAGGTCAGCGTCCGTCTGGTCATAGACCAAGGCCGGCTCGTCCACCTGAATCCACTCAGCACCAGCAGCATGCAAGCGTCCGATAATGTCGGTGTATGCAGCAATTAAATCTGTTACAAAATCATCTGGGGTGACATCAATGAACCGTGATAGCTTTAGTAACGTGTATGGACCAACCAAGGTCGGGCGCGCATTGATACCTAATGCTTTTGCTTCTTCAAACTGGTCAAATAGTTGCCAGTCTGTCACTTTAATTTGTGTGTCCTGATCGAATTCAGGAACCAGATAATGATAGTTGGTGTTGAACCATTTTTTCATTGCCAAAGCTTTGACATCACCAGCCTCGCCTTGATAACCGCGCGCCTGGGCAAAATAGGTGTCCAGCGGCGACAGACCCAGCGCTTGATATCGCTTTGGCACGATATTCAACAAGTTGGCAACATCCAAGGTGTTATCGAAGAAGGAAAAATCGCCAGTCGGAATCTGGTTAATGCCGGCCGCTTGAACAGTTTCCCAATTATGCTGCCGCAGGGCTTTCACTTGTTCCTGTAATTCCTGTGCTGTGATTTGATGTTTGAAATACTTCTGGGTCGCAAATTTAAGCTCGCGATGTTCGCCAATGCGTGGGTAGCCGATGATTGTTGTTGTCATAAAAGAAATCCTCCTCAGTTAGTGAGCGCGAGCCAGACCGGTTGCTGGTCTGACGAACGCGTTATAGCGGAAATTTAGTTGCGGAAAGGTGCGGTGCTTGTTTGGGTTCACGAAAGGTTGTTTAGCGAGAAAATCGTGAATGTCAAAAAAGCCGCCCTCAGCGCAGACAAATTGTCTGCGCCAAGGACGGCTTACCGTGGTACCACCTTGGTTTGAAAGCCGTTCACACGACTTTCCTCAATCAGTCCGACAGCAAATAGCTGTGAGACCTAACGCAATAATGGGCGTCCCCATGACCGCCTCGCAATCGCTCAGCGTTCCTGCATCACCAAGACCATATTCGCTGCCGTTTCTTGATGTCCTTTCACCAAATGGACACTCTCTAAGCAAGAAACTAACAACTACTCATCTTTCCGCATTTCAATGTTGAAGCTAGTTTACTGACGAAGCTTGTTATTGTCAAGAACTTTGTTCGAAGAGCGTGAGAAGTAGCGGTTAGTTCGGCGTAGCGAAGTGCGACTGCGAACCCTTTTTTCGCGGCAATAGCAGACGATTTAAACGCTTGAACTAAAAGAAGAGAGCTGGCGGAGCGGCGATGGGCTCAGCACTGAAATTTGTCTTGGCGGAGTGGTTTTCTCCGCCTAGACAAAGGCCGAGCTTCAAGACCGCGGGTTTTGCGGGCTTGAAGTCGTGCCCAGTGCGTTCCAGCCCAATCGCCGCGTAGCCAGCTCGGCATAGAAAGCTAAATGTAGGCTTTATGTTGCCCTATGCTCCGGTTTCTAACCGGGGTGGCTCACGCTCTGCTTCGAAACGCGATCACAGGCGCAGAAACCTGCACATAAGGACCTCAAGCACAATGACCAAAGTGCGGTCATTGCACTTGAGGCCGCTTATGCTCCGGTTTCTAAACGCGCCTGCTCACGCTCTTAAACTTTTTCACTGACTTGTTTTCCAAATTGCGGTAAGCTATTAAAACAAGTTATAGAAGGAGAAAGACATCATGAGGGTATTGTTTCCGTACATCAAAAAATATCGGTGGGACGTGATCTGGTCGGTTTTGGCGATCTTGATTGTGGCCTTTGCAACGTTGTGGCAGCCGCATTTGTTGCAGGTAATCATGAATGCCATCATGAAAAATGATAAGCAGACAGTCTGGATTAATGGTCTGTATTTGATCGGACTGGCGATCATCGGGATTATTGGCGGGATCGTCAACACGATTTACGCGGCGCGGGTTGCGCTGGGCGTGGCAACGGATTTGCGTGCAGACGAATATGCTAAGATTCAGAGTTTGGCGTACGCGGATGTTGAAAAGTTTTCGCCATCGAACTTGGTTGTTCGAATGACCAACGATATCAACCAAGTTCAGCAAATCATCATGGGCTTCTTTCAACAAGTCACGCGAATCCCGATTTTATTCGTTGGCGCGGTCATTCTCGCGATTATGACACTGCCCGAATTGTGGTGGGTTATTGCGGTGATGATGATTTTAGTTTTTGGCGTCAGCTTTTTCTCGTTCAGTCATATGGGCAAATACTTTGGCCGGATGCAACAATTAATTGAGCGCGTCAACACGTTAGCCCGAGAAAATCTGATGGGCATGCGCGTGGTGAAGTCGTTTGTTCAAGGCGCGAATCAGATCAAGACATTTGCTGAGTCCAGTGATGAAATGCGGGATGTCAGCGTCAAGATCGGGAACTTGTTCGCCCTGCTAATGCCGGCGTTCTTCCTTGTGGCTAATTTAGCCATGGCTGGTAGTATTTGGCTGATCGGACAGGACATTACTAGTCATCCTAGCAATCTGGCGGCAATTACAAGCTTTATTAACTATTTGATGCAGATTCTGTTTGCCATTATCAATGGTGGCTTCATGTTGACATTTGCTTCACGTGCGTTGGTTTCACTCAAACGTATTCAAGAAGTCATGGACACAAAGCCGAGTATGACATTCGTCTCTGGCCCGCACCGTGACTTAGATGGCGCGGTTGAATTTGATGACGTGACGTTCACCTATCCTGGTGATGAAAAGCCAACCATTTCTGACATCAGTTTCAAGGTGAAATCTGGTGAAATGATCGGTATTGTTGGCGCAACTGGGAGTGGTAAAACCACATTAGCACAGTTAATTCCCAGACTGTTTGATCCAGATACCGGGATTGTCAAGGTTGGCGGTCACGATGTCCGTGCTGTCACCGAAGCCGATTTGCGGAAAACGGTTGGCTTCGTCTTGCAGCGATCAACGCTTTTTTCCGGTACAATTGCGGAAAACTTGCAGCAGGGGAATCCTAACGTCAATCTAGATGCGATGCGCTGGGCGGCAAGAATCGCTCAGTCGGCTGAATTTATTGAACGCTTGCCACGCACTTACAACGCCGAAGTTGAGGAGCGATCCTCTAACTTTTCCGGTGGTCAAAAGCAGCGTCTGTCAATTACCCGTGGCGTGATCGGCCAGCCGAAAATTTTGATTTTGGATGATGCGACCTCGGCTTTAGATGCCCATTCAGAGAAATTGGTTCAAGAGGCACTGGCACACGAGCTGGGTGATACGACGACGATTATCATTGCCGAAAAGATCAGTTCTATCATCAAGGCAGATCGTATCTTAGTGCTTGATGAAGGCCGTTTAGTCGGCAGTGGCACACATCATGATTTAGTTCAACATAACGATGTTTACGGCGAGATCTATGCCACCCAAAAGGCATTGGAAGAGGGGGTGTGATTAAATGAAAGACTTGAAAAATGCAGGTAAATTTTATGCGCATTATCTGAAACCTTATTGGATTGAGTTTTTGATCACGACGATTTTGGTTGGCATCTCGACCTGGGCAATTGTGGTCGCACCGACTTACATGGGACGAGCGATCGAAGAACTGGCAACCTATGTTCAGCAGTGGATGAACCCAGCAACTAGGGCACAAGCAACATTTACGACATTTAACCATACCTTGGCGATTTTCGTCTTGCTTTACATCATTGATGCCACTAGCATCCTTATCTCAAGCCTATTGTTGTCTAAAATCAGTGGCTACTCGACTGGTACCATGCGGGTCGGATTATTCCGAAAAATGCAACGGATGAAAGTGAATTATTTCGACAGTCACAGTGACGGCGATATTTTATCGCGGTTTACAAGTGATCTGGATAATATTTTCAACGCCATGAATCAGGCGTTGATTGAAATCTTCTTAAGCGGTGCCCAGTTTATCGGGATTATCTGGATGATGTTCACCCAAAATGCGACGTTGGCCTGGATCACAATGGCATCAACACCCGTTGCAGTTGGGCTGTCGGCCTTCGTCATGCATCAAGCGAGTGTCTCAGTTGATCGCCAACAAGATGATATTGGCCGCCTAAACGGTTATATCAACGAGCAGATTACAGGCCAAAAAATGTTGATCACTAATGGCTTGCAACAGGAAAGTGTCGCCGGTTTCCAGCCGTATAATGCGGCGGTGCGTAAGTCCAACCTGCGCGGCCAGATCTGGAGCGGTATTTTAAATCCATTGTTGATGGGCTTGTCATTGTTGAACACCGCGATTGTCATTTTTGCTGGTTCTTGGTTGGCACTGAATGGTTCTTTGAGTCAAGGCGCGGCGCTGGCCTTGGTAGTTGTGTTCGTCAATTATGCGCAGCAGTATTATCAGCCAATTGTCCAGTTGACCAGTCTATTCAACATGATTCAGCTCGCCATCACTGGCGCCCGACGGATTACTGAAGTGCGGGAGCAACCTGATGAAGTGGATCCGCCAGAAGGGAAAACGCTTGACGGACTCAAGCATGAGTTACTGATCGACAATGTTCATTTTAGCTATATCCCTGGCAAAGAAATTTTGCATGGCGTGACCATCAAG
This genomic window from Lacticaseibacillus paracasei subsp. paracasei contains:
- a CDS encoding ABC transporter ATP-binding protein — protein: MKDLKNAGKFYAHYLKPYWIEFLITTILVGISTWAIVVAPTYMGRAIEELATYVQQWMNPATRAQATFTTFNHTLAIFVLLYIIDATSILISSLLLSKISGYSTGTMRVGLFRKMQRMKVNYFDSHSDGDILSRFTSDLDNIFNAMNQALIEIFLSGAQFIGIIWMMFTQNATLAWITMASTPVAVGLSAFVMHQASVSVDRQQDDIGRLNGYINEQITGQKMLITNGLQQESVAGFQPYNAAVRKSNLRGQIWSGILNPLLMGLSLLNTAIVIFAGSWLALNGSLSQGAALALVVVFVNYAQQYYQPIVQLTSLFNMIQLAITGARRITEVREQPDEVDPPEGKTLDGLKHELLIDNVHFSYIPGKEILHGVTIKVDKGEMVALVGPTGSGKTTVMNLLNRFYDVDSGAITFDGVDVREFKLASLRQNVGIVLQDPQLFSGTIRDNIRFGDPDADQARVEAAAKQANIHDFIVSLPEGYDTFVSDEQSVFSAGQKQLMSIARTILTNPRLLILDEATSNVDTVTEAKIQAAMDNVIQGRTSFVIAHRLKTILNADKIVVLRDGNIIEEGSHEQLLAQNGFYAELYHNQMVFE
- a CDS encoding ABC transporter ATP-binding protein, translating into MRVLFPYIKKYRWDVIWSVLAILIVAFATLWQPHLLQVIMNAIMKNDKQTVWINGLYLIGLAIIGIIGGIVNTIYAARVALGVATDLRADEYAKIQSLAYADVEKFSPSNLVVRMTNDINQVQQIIMGFFQQVTRIPILFVGAVILAIMTLPELWWVIAVMMILVFGVSFFSFSHMGKYFGRMQQLIERVNTLARENLMGMRVVKSFVQGANQIKTFAESSDEMRDVSVKIGNLFALLMPAFFLVANLAMAGSIWLIGQDITSHPSNLAAITSFINYLMQILFAIINGGFMLTFASRALVSLKRIQEVMDTKPSMTFVSGPHRDLDGAVEFDDVTFTYPGDEKPTISDISFKVKSGEMIGIVGATGSGKTTLAQLIPRLFDPDTGIVKVGGHDVRAVTEADLRKTVGFVLQRSTLFSGTIAENLQQGNPNVNLDAMRWAARIAQSAEFIERLPRTYNAEVEERSSNFSGGQKQRLSITRGVIGQPKILILDDATSALDAHSEKLVQEALAHELGDTTTIIIAEKISSIIKADRILVLDEGRLVGSGTHHDLVQHNDVYGEIYATQKALEEGV
- the metE gene encoding 5-methyltetrahydropteroyltriglutamate--homocysteine S-methyltransferase, translated to MTTTIIGYPRIGEHRELKFATQKYFKHQITAQELQEQVKALRQHNWETVQAAGINQIPTGDFSFFDNTLDVANLLNIVPKRYQALGLSPLDTYFAQARGYQGEAGDVKALAMKKWFNTNYHYLVPEFDQDTQIKVTDWQLFDQFEEAKALGINARPTLVGPYTLLKLSRFIDVTPDDFVTDLIAAYTDIIGRLHAAGAEWIQVDEPALVYDQTDADLALFERLYTPLLAQKQSAKVLVQTYFGDLTDSFDRIRKLPFDGFGLDFVEGHANLDLLKTQGFPADATLFAGIINGKNIWRTHYADALATIKTLAKITDKLVLSTSTSLLHVPYTLRNETHLKPEEKQYLAFAEEKLSELHELDAIFETGADHKAYQANVALFSKPRYAENKALNEKIAALTPADYTRTPERKTRLAIQAKAFKLPLLPTTTIGSFPQTAEVRRNRAKLRRHEITEEQYTAFNHKEEIEWIRFQEEIGLDVLVHGEFERNDMVEYFGENFGGFRFTDNGWVQSYGTRGVKPPIIWGDVYRTKPITVAETVFAQSQTDHLVKGMLTGPVTIYNWSFPREDLSQKTSVEQIALALEDEVLDLEKHGIKIIQIDEPALRENLPLRKKDWYPKYLDWAVPAFRLVGSKVKPETQIHTHMCYSQFGDIIKAIDDLDADVISFEAARSDFSLLDILKATHFQTHVGPGVYDIHSPRIPSKDEIVHIIHEILKRLPADHVWINPDCGLKTRDVPETKASLINMVAAAKQVRKELTHENQPVL